The Kordia sp. SMS9 genome window below encodes:
- a CDS encoding AraC family transcriptional regulator — protein MNLESKNTIGTNSSDVLMQLVKEMKVPLASLMEANKRLTNVGTSMEKNDTNEVIFTSSQEIASLIEEVVKLANNNKPVEKLPIIYEIYHGNERVKSMCKQEINPNKISKQDTSWLIEMESEVYKNIKHKDLNLYDLSYKMAVSERQLHRKIKSLLHLTPNKYIRILRLHKAKQFIDDYMYDTISQISYAVGYYDTHYFSKLFCQQYGAFPKELLRERKL, from the coding sequence ATGAATTTAGAAAGCAAGAATACTATAGGAACAAACTCTTCCGATGTTTTAATGCAACTTGTGAAGGAAATGAAAGTGCCTTTGGCTTCTTTAATGGAAGCCAACAAACGATTGACCAATGTTGGTACTTCAATGGAAAAGAATGATACGAACGAAGTTATTTTTACTAGCAGTCAAGAGATTGCTAGTTTAATTGAAGAGGTTGTCAAGTTGGCAAATAACAACAAACCTGTAGAAAAGCTTCCCATCATTTATGAAATTTATCACGGAAATGAACGTGTAAAATCTATGTGTAAACAAGAGATTAATCCGAATAAAATTTCAAAACAAGATACTTCTTGGTTGATTGAAATGGAGAGTGAAGTGTATAAAAACATTAAACACAAAGACTTAAACCTCTACGATTTGTCGTATAAAATGGCAGTAAGCGAGCGACAATTGCATCGTAAGATTAAAAGTTTACTGCATTTAACGCCCAATAAGTACATTAGAATCTTGCGTTTGCACAAAGCAAAACAGTTTATAGACGATTATATGTACGATACCATTTCTCAAATTTCGTATGCTGTTGGCTATTACGATACACATTATTTTTCAAAACTATTCTGTCAGCAATATGGAGCATTTCCAAAAGAACTGCTGAGAGAACGGAAGCTGTAA
- a CDS encoding cyclic nucleotide-binding domain-containing protein has product MKRVLFLLGHLNDLDIEWMINNGNKASLETGDRLIRKGKTIENLYIVLSGELSINDGSSEKHIALIGAGEIVGEMSFLESRPPSVSVIATQPTTVYCISRELMNSRLATNLEFRANFYYAISLFLSNRLRKTTSQLGYGNPDEVDVIDENVLDGISQAGSRFGQILQKFSEV; this is encoded by the coding sequence ATGAAACGTGTACTCTTTTTATTAGGACATCTAAATGATTTGGATATTGAATGGATGATTAACAATGGAAATAAAGCGTCTTTAGAAACAGGAGACCGATTAATTCGCAAAGGAAAAACTATTGAGAACCTTTATATTGTATTATCGGGCGAATTGTCAATTAATGACGGTTCCAGTGAAAAACATATTGCGCTTATTGGAGCCGGAGAAATTGTGGGCGAAATGTCTTTCTTAGAATCCAGACCACCATCCGTTTCTGTAATTGCAACACAACCTACCACTGTATATTGTATTTCCAGAGAATTAATGAATAGCCGATTGGCAACAAATTTAGAGTTCAGAGCCAACTTTTACTACGCTATCTCACTATTCTTATCAAACAGATTGCGTAAAACAACAAGCCAATTAGGATATGGAAACCCTGATGAAGTTGACGTTATCGACGAAAATGTATTAGACGGTATTTCTCAGGCAGGTTCTCGATTTGGGCAAATACTTCAAAAATTTTCAGAAGTATAA
- a CDS encoding response regulator transcription factor: MAKIDDFFSGRNTVNDISNTEREQTANYLVPIEAFARTTYKSIYVIDYQEKGFEYVSDNPLFLCGHTSEEVKEMGYAFYFKYVIEPDLKLLLKINTVGFDFYETIPLEERKNYTISYDYHLKTQEGKKILINQKLTPLFLTGDGKIWKAICIISLSAEEKSGNIKIHKKGDNKLFSYDLEGEFWKEREVIKLTSREREILQYSTRGYTINEVAEAIFVSPDTVKFHRKKLFEKLDVANISEAIAYATNNKLI, from the coding sequence TTGGCAAAAATTGATGACTTTTTCTCTGGCAGAAATACTGTGAATGATATTTCTAATACAGAAAGAGAACAAACCGCGAATTACTTAGTACCAATTGAAGCTTTTGCAAGGACAACTTACAAAAGTATTTACGTCATTGACTATCAGGAAAAAGGATTTGAATATGTATCAGATAATCCTTTATTTTTGTGTGGACATACGTCAGAGGAAGTAAAAGAAATGGGATATGCATTTTACTTCAAATACGTAATTGAACCCGATTTAAAACTATTGCTCAAAATAAACACAGTAGGGTTTGACTTTTATGAAACCATTCCCTTAGAAGAGCGTAAAAATTATACCATCTCTTACGATTATCACCTTAAAACTCAAGAAGGCAAAAAGATTCTCATCAATCAGAAACTTACACCTTTATTTCTTACAGGTGATGGAAAAATATGGAAAGCCATCTGTATCATTTCACTCTCCGCAGAAGAAAAATCTGGAAATATTAAAATTCATAAAAAAGGAGATAATAAGTTGTTTAGTTACGATTTAGAAGGAGAATTTTGGAAAGAAAGGGAAGTCATAAAACTAACGAGCAGAGAGCGAGAAATTCTACAATATTCTACTAGAGGATATACCATTAATGAAGTAGCAGAAGCTATTTTTGTTTCTCCTGATACTGTTAAGTTTCACAGAAAAAAACTATTCGAAAAACTGGATGTAGCCAACATTTCAGAAGCCATTGCATACGCAACAAACAACAAACTCATCTAG
- a CDS encoding NHLP bacteriocin system secretion protein → MAAGFFRKAALEKLSTPEKLDQLIKVTSPKGWIALLTIAIVLGTGITWSFMGSIKTKLNVVGVLLGGEIHEVVATSQGQLINLNVNIGDAVQEGEIVASIEQPELFQQIEEVKASLKEREYDLQRLLSFGNQDTRLQGELIQQQRVSIELQIQSENKNLGFLRTQLATEEGLLKKGLITNTQLMNTKQQIDAAKNSIERLKSQLVQTSSQKLNIGFDLQQKINVSKQRISEAERRLEHLKERYDIQTNIRSSYTGEVVEVLTEAGIVVRQGTPLFKLKNQSSIAGDDKLRGVLYIPSQDGKKIKEGMEALVVPSTVQPQEYGFIKGKVTYVSDFPITQKGMMMTVKNDQLVSGLLSRGALFEVYVEFEKDANSYSGFKWTSATGPEIAINEGTSCMGKITVKSEPPVAVVVPALKKFFDLY, encoded by the coding sequence ATGGCAGCAGGATTTTTCAGAAAAGCAGCATTAGAAAAGTTATCTACACCCGAAAAATTAGATCAGCTTATAAAAGTTACAAGTCCTAAAGGATGGATTGCCTTACTCACTATCGCAATAGTGTTAGGTACAGGAATTACTTGGTCTTTTATGGGCAGTATCAAAACCAAACTCAATGTAGTGGGCGTTTTGCTTGGTGGAGAAATTCATGAAGTAGTCGCTACCTCACAAGGACAATTGATCAACTTAAATGTCAATATTGGCGATGCTGTACAAGAAGGTGAAATTGTAGCTTCCATTGAACAACCCGAATTATTTCAACAAATTGAAGAAGTAAAAGCTTCCTTAAAAGAACGCGAATACGATTTGCAACGTTTGCTTTCTTTCGGAAATCAAGATACGCGTTTGCAAGGCGAACTCATTCAACAACAACGTGTCAGTATTGAACTACAAATACAATCTGAAAACAAAAACTTAGGTTTCCTAAGAACGCAGTTGGCTACGGAAGAAGGATTGTTAAAAAAAGGACTCATTACCAACACGCAATTAATGAACACCAAACAACAAATTGATGCTGCCAAAAACTCCATTGAACGCTTAAAAAGTCAATTGGTGCAAACCTCAAGTCAAAAACTAAATATTGGGTTCGACTTGCAACAAAAAATCAACGTTAGCAAACAACGTATTTCTGAAGCTGAAAGACGTTTGGAACATTTAAAAGAACGTTATGACATTCAAACAAATATCAGAAGCTCGTATACAGGCGAAGTAGTTGAAGTATTGACAGAAGCTGGAATTGTGGTACGACAAGGAACACCATTATTCAAACTAAAAAATCAAAGTAGCATTGCGGGCGATGATAAACTTAGAGGTGTATTATATATTCCTTCGCAAGATGGTAAAAAAATCAAAGAAGGCATGGAAGCATTAGTAGTTCCATCAACAGTGCAACCACAAGAATACGGATTTATAAAAGGAAAAGTAACCTACGTTTCTGACTTTCCTATTACACAAAAAGGAATGATGATGACGGTGAAAAACGATCAATTAGTATCCGGATTATTATCCAGAGGCGCACTCTTTGAAGTATATGTAGAATTTGAAAAAGATGCAAATTCATACAGCGGTTTCAAATGGACTTCCGCTACAGGACCTGAAATTGCCATCAACGAAGGAACATCCTGTATGGGGAAAATTACCGTAAAATCCGAACCGCCTGTCGCAGTGGTCGTTCCGGCACTAAAAAAATTCTTTGATCTATACTAA
- a CDS encoding TolC family protein encodes MTKKAFYIQLIVLLATFQMFSQSTTPVNLVKLSQITLAESPIVKQNILTISSAEGGFLVQKSIFDYQLTSGISWNRDEFNLFTADPRNSFFNDPLDSRGAGVSVGLQKTFRSSLTAALSVDYTLATDNFPINTFNQNVGAFIDNHTVSSTFSLTQPLLRGRGRSIATALEEASKLDIESADNNANFANSFELFQMSTAYWQYVSAYKSLEIFNENEARVRRVLEITEELVKADKRPAGDLAQVKADLANQERQTRVAEQILYAAKLNLGRVVGLSEETSKQLGNPLDEFPSIEASGYAKGLNETTFLQIAQSNRADIEAAKQTLEAIELQLQFTENNKRPQLDLTGFVNYGGMNMGNGIDRALAAFSRNEGRNFGYGVRLSFSFPLNNNLAKGNFIQNEIAFKDQEITTTNLQRNIDLNVSIALNNLENSVQVLEKAKEALEFNEQVFDNEQEKFKNGMTILLNLIQFQERLTFAQIEYLRAQQEFANAIVNLRFETGTLVANKNQNSSINKDLFFTIPN; translated from the coding sequence ATGACAAAAAAAGCCTTTTATATACAATTGATAGTACTGTTGGCAACTTTCCAAATGTTCAGCCAAAGCACTACACCTGTAAATTTGGTAAAACTATCGCAGATTACCTTAGCGGAAAGTCCCATCGTAAAGCAAAATATATTAACCATTTCAAGTGCTGAAGGTGGTTTTTTGGTGCAAAAAAGTATTTTTGACTATCAATTGACTTCGGGCATTTCCTGGAATCGTGATGAATTTAATCTTTTTACAGCAGATCCAAGAAATAGTTTCTTCAATGATCCGCTGGATTCAAGAGGCGCAGGCGTTTCTGTTGGTTTGCAAAAAACATTTCGTTCCAGTCTTACCGCCGCGTTATCGGTAGATTATACATTGGCTACGGACAATTTCCCAATCAATACGTTCAACCAAAATGTAGGTGCTTTTATTGACAATCATACGGTTTCAAGTACCTTCTCGTTAACGCAGCCGTTATTGAGAGGCAGAGGAAGAAGCATTGCCACAGCATTAGAAGAAGCCTCAAAATTAGATATAGAAAGTGCCGATAACAATGCAAATTTTGCAAATTCATTTGAACTGTTTCAAATGAGTACGGCGTACTGGCAATATGTATCCGCGTATAAAAGCTTAGAAATTTTTAACGAAAATGAAGCCAGAGTAAGACGTGTGTTAGAAATCACTGAAGAACTTGTAAAGGCTGATAAAAGACCTGCTGGAGATTTAGCCCAGGTAAAGGCAGATTTGGCTAATCAAGAACGGCAAACCAGAGTTGCAGAACAAATATTATACGCCGCCAAATTAAACTTAGGTCGTGTTGTTGGACTCAGCGAAGAAACCAGCAAACAACTCGGAAATCCACTCGATGAATTTCCTTCCATTGAAGCATCAGGCTATGCAAAAGGATTAAATGAAACTACATTTTTACAAATCGCGCAAAGCAATAGAGCAGATATTGAAGCCGCAAAACAAACACTGGAAGCCATAGAACTCCAGTTACAATTTACAGAAAATAACAAACGACCTCAACTAGACCTTACAGGATTTGTCAACTATGGCGGCATGAATATGGGAAACGGCATTGACAGAGCATTGGCAGCTTTTTCCAGAAATGAAGGAAGAAATTTTGGTTATGGTGTTCGGTTGAGTTTTTCATTTCCACTAAACAACAATCTTGCAAAAGGAAACTTTATTCAGAACGAAATTGCTTTCAAAGATCAAGAAATTACCACCACAAACTTACAACGAAATATAGACCTAAATGTGTCTATTGCGCTTAACAATTTAGAAAACAGCGTACAAGTGTTGGAAAAAGCAAAAGAAGCCCTCGAATTTAACGAACAAGTATTTGACAATGAGCAAGAAAAATTCAAAAATGGAATGACCATTTTATTAAATCTCATACAATTTCAAGAGCGATTAACATTTGCACAAATAGAATACTTACGCGCACAACAGGAATTTGCAAATGCTATTGTAAACCTCCGATTTGAAACTGGAACTTTAGTAGCAAACAAAAATCAAAATAGTAGTATCAACAAAGATCTATTCTTTACGATACCCAACTAA